A region from the Methanosarcinales archaeon genome encodes:
- a CDS encoding DUF4411 family protein, translated as MIYCIDTSSLLTGWNDRYPPEIFPQLWEHFKGLIETDKLIAPEEVYFELEKQDDSIKSWVDKNSKMFQPLDDEVQTIVSEILTKHPTLIDFNRTSNQADPFVIALALQRNGIVVTEEKWTNS; from the coding sequence TTGATTTATTGTATTGACACCAGTTCCCTTTTAACAGGGTGGAATGATAGATATCCGCCTGAGATATTTCCTCAGCTTTGGGAACACTTTAAAGGTTTAATTGAAACCGATAAATTAATAGCACCTGAAGAAGTCTATTTTGAATTAGAAAAGCAAGATGATAGCATAAAAAGTTGGGTGGATAAAAATAGTAAAATGTTTCAACCTTTAGACGATGAAGTACAAACTATCGTAAGTGAAATTTTAACAAAACATCCAACTTTAATCGACTTTAACCGAACAAGTAATCAAGCTGACCCTTTTGTAATTGCCTTAGCTTTACAACGAAATGGAATTGTCGTCACGGAGGAAAAATGGACAAATTC